CTCCCTCGTCGTTCAGGTGTACAACCGGCTGGCCCAGGCAGACCTCCAGCGCAAGCGCACCGACGACGAAACCCGGCTGCGCCATCTGCTCCAGTTCGCCAAGATTCCACCGGATGCCCGGGTGCTGGACATCGGGACGGGGTTGGGCGTGCTTCCCCTCATGCTGGCCGAAGCTGGAGCCCGTTCCGTGGTGGGCATCGACATCTGCCCCACCATGTTGGAGCAGGCCGAGTATCTGCGCCTGAGCCGGCTCTCCCCGGCGGCCCAGCGGGTCAGCTTCCGTCTGGCGCCCGCACAGGCCCTCCCCTTCGCCGATGAATCCTTCGACGTGGTCTTCTGCCGCCTGGTGCTCCACCACGCCCGCAAGCCAGAGCGCATCATCCAGGAGGCGGCCCGGGTCTTGCGGCCCGGAGGCATGCTCATCCTGGCCGAGCTCCTCAGCGCCGATAACCCCGTCAAACGGGCCACCCAGAACGCCATTGAAGAGCGGCGCAACCCCGCCCACGTGGCGGCGCGCACGGCCGATCAGTACAACAAGCTGGTGGTCGACCAGGGGTTAACCATCGAAGCCCGGGAAGTGGTCAGCTTCGAGCGGGAGTTGGAGGAGTGGATCGCGGGCATGCAGACGGACCCGGCCGATGTGGCCGTGGTCCGGGAGATGATTGAAGCGGGCCTGGAGACGGACGCCGCGGGCATCAACGCCCGTCGCCAGGGCAACACGCTGGTCTTTGAGCAGCGGATGTACTACGTGAAGGCGGTGAAGCCGCGCCCCTCGGAGTAATCCCGTCGAAGTAATCCCGTCGAAGCAATACGGAGCCGCGCCGGAGGAGGTAGCTCTACATGAAACCGTGGCCGGCCTTGGGTCGATGATTGAAATCATCGGCTGGCAGACTCCAAGTGCGTTGAAACCCACTCCCCGGCGCGGATGGCACCTGGCTTGAATCCGTTTTCAACGGATTTCCTGTCCCCGCAAGGCATTTCCATGCCTCGTCATCGGACTAGTACAGTCTGGCGTAAATACCACGGCAGAAATTCGGCGGCACTACCGCTGGTGGAACCTATCGGCGAATTTCTGCCGGGATTTACTGGCTGCCGCGGCGGGCATCCCGGTACAACTCCCGCACAATGATGGCCTTCTGGATCTGGGTGGTTCCCTCGTAGATCTGGTAGATCTTGGCATCCCGCATGAGTTTCTCCA
The DNA window shown above is from Litorilinea aerophila and carries:
- a CDS encoding methyltransferase domain-containing protein, yielding MSSLHPSQLIPDPIQPQAQGHAPQTEMRLLLICHAEGMHDRYANFAGEESGLTARGWEQADILAGWLQNYCTIDTLVSDSLLHSRLTAQRIGQALGLPVAVNRELPLCPRGEWQALDARLVGARSLQALAQLQEEALPPPYADFCRQLVASVDRLVAEHWGSTLALVTSGDNIATLLRYFFGAHRLDIQIDHTSLSEVNYQGRRWRLAYTNRLEHLPRPVPRVQQVNGESKSDGEPMEDLSLVVQVYNRLAQADLQRKRTDDETRLRHLLQFAKIPPDARVLDIGTGLGVLPLMLAEAGARSVVGIDICPTMLEQAEYLRLSRLSPAAQRVSFRLAPAQALPFADESFDVVFCRLVLHHARKPERIIQEAARVLRPGGMLILAELLSADNPVKRATQNAIEERRNPAHVAARTADQYNKLVVDQGLTIEAREVVSFERELEEWIAGMQTDPADVAVVREMIEAGLETDAAGINARRQGNTLVFEQRMYYVKAVKPRPSE